Part of the Scyliorhinus torazame isolate Kashiwa2021f chromosome 25, sScyTor2.1, whole genome shotgun sequence genome, CTGAAAGCCTCACTACTGGCTGCCCTCTGTGAAATGCAAGGGCATATTTAAACATGTGTCTAACATTTCAGAAAAGCACAGGACAGATTATTATTCCTGTAATAGGAGCCTGATTGTCCAAACAGTCAAAATCCTCTTCCTCTTCAATACTGACGTTTTACCAGGACGTTTTTCTTTTTAATATTAAAAGCTTCCACTGCTATGTATAGAACTGCCCCCCCCGGGGTCACTCTGCAAAGCGTTCAGTCCCATCACAGGCCGGGGGGGATAGAGCTCAGCCCTGTCCGTGAAGTAAATCAACAGTGGCTCGTGTTGTTGGCATGCTGGGGCCTGATGGACAGAGATGCAGCCCTCTGCCTGCGAGCCAGGTTGTGGATTCAAGCTGTACTCGGAGGATAGTGTGACGAATCCTGCCTGGCAGCTCAGAACTGCAGGTCATCTTTATCAGTGGAGACgtcgtggatgtgtgtgtgtgtgtgctgtcgctcatagaacatggaaaatacagcacagaacaggcccttcggcccacgatgttgtgccgaacttttgtcctagattaagaacaaattaacctacaccccatcattctaccgtaatccatgtacctatccattagccgcttgaaggtccctaacgtTACCTTCATTCCTACGACTAACGCTGCAGGGTTGGCACCTCTGGACACGAGACATTATCCTTAAGAGaagctggggagggggcggggtgggaggagaggggggtttctggggaggagggggcgttgcggtgggagaggaagacagaaaatgctgggtgagggcagcacggtggcgcagtgggttagcactgccgcctcacggcgccgaggtcccaggttcaatcccaactctgagtcactgtccgtttggacgttctccccgtgttcgcccccacaacgcaaaggtgtgcaagctaggtggattggccacgctaaattgccccttaattggaaaaattaaactgggtcctctaaatttattaaaaaaagaaaatgctgggtttgggggtctgggggggggggggggggtggttggagattCCCATCCCACTGGCGGAGGCTACAACCAGACACGGGTCAACGTGTAGCATGATCACCTTGGGTTGACTGTACAATGGCAGAACTGTAGGATAGAGCTTTCAGTCACTGCCCATGTGCGgctcagtgtcagattttgtttgataacagTGTTGTCACAGACCATAGCACATGGGGCGgcgcggttgcacagtggttagcaccgttgcttcacagcgccagggtccccggttcgattcccggatagagtcgctatctgtgcggaatctgcacgttccccccgtgtctgcgtgggtttcctccgggcgctccggtttcctcccacaaatcccaaaagacgggctgttaggtgaattggacattctgaattctccctctgtgtacccgaacaggcaccggggtgtggcgactaggggcttttcacagtaacttcattgcagtgttaatgtaagcctacttgtgacactaataaagattatcattatgaaGCATCTTGCGATGTTTTACCGTgttaaaggagctatataaatgcaagttgctgttgttgttGAAACTGCAGTGTTGAGGACACAATTCAGTGAAGCTCTTTAGTGGGAAGCTGACAGTTTAAGATGAACAcattaggaagtcttacaacaccaggttaaagtccaacaggtttgttttgaatcactagctttcagagctcaGCCCCTTCAGCagatgaacctgaggaaggagctgtgctccgaaagctagtgattcaaaacaaagctggtggactttaacctggtgttgtcagacttcttactgtgctcaccccagtccaacgccggcatctccacatcagtttaAGATGAagagagaggggcagcacggtggcgcagtgggttagccctgctgcctcacggcgccgaggtcccaggttcgatcccagccccgggtcactgtccgtgtggagtttgcacattctccccgtgtttgcgtgggtttcgtccccacaacccaaagatgtgcagggtagatggattggccacgctaaattgccccttaattggaaaaaatgaattgggtactctaaatttaaaaaaaaaagatgaagagagagatgatctccCGCACTGGTGTCCCGGTTCCCCAAACCACGACCCTCCGCGATGCTAACAGGCCATTTTGGTTTAAAACGTACGCACTTTATTAACAATATCTTTGCTTCTCACTGTTCCGCTtgtggctgctgcgggaggggggggggggctgagtaccgcGGTGCAATGAGCCGAGGCCCCCGTAACCCATCCCAGAGGAAAACCAGTTCAGTTCCAAAGCGCCAAACTGACTCATGCCACCTTGCGTCATGGTCAGGAAGCTCTGTTGCCATGGCATTGGGAATACATGCCAAAACCTTTCATCCGGTGCTTTCCTGGGGTTCCTCAAAGCAATCTTGTTCAGGACCCGCTGTCCGTGTGAGACCCTTTGGACAGGGTTATGGGTGGGCCTCGTGGACTTGACCGAGGGCCTCTGAGCCACCATGTTCACGGCCGATTTGCATTCTTTGAGGGACCTGAATCCGTAAAATCTGATTAAGGCGTACAGACACTCTCTCCAGCCGTCTTGGTTTTCATCGCAGCATTGGTTTGCATTCAACAGATCACAAGTCAAGTTCTTGTCGCTGCCAACTGGGTCATCAACGATATTTATTGTGTATCCTTGATATTTCTTCGAAAGAGTTTGATCAATCTGGCATAAAATGCTGCGGTCGACATCTCCAAGGTTCTGCTGCCTTGTCCCGTGCCCAATCCCCTGCTTTCCGCTGGTATTCTTTGAGCCAATGAAAAATGGAATACGTTTCGATTCAACCGGACTAACCTGATGAGGCACTTTGCCTTTTTGGAGTAAAAATGGACTTGGCGCCTGTTCATGACTTGGTGTTTCTTTGCTCAGTCTCTGCTTCAAACCCTTCTTTGGACCATTTCTCGGAGTCCTTGCTGGGCCCATCCCGGACAGCAAGGCTGGAGCTGAAGATGACCTCCTGGCAAAAGCTACACCCAAAGACCACCTCCGCCCTTGGTCTTCAGGCAATTTTCTACTCCCCCCAGCCAGTGCCATTTTCTGAATGTCTTGAGCGGGATCCCTTTGAATTGAAGTAAGGAGAGAAGAATGAGACCCTTTTAATAAAGCACAATCCATGTTGGAatgtcacatttaaacatgaatgtCTTCAGGGGTTAATATAGCGACAAACATTCTGCAGAATCTATTGTACTCTTTCATGCCACGAGCTGTGCTGGTCCAGTGTTCTTTCAAAGAAGCTGCTTCTAGACTATAGAAGGACGGCCGCCTCGAGAGACCCCACAACTCCCAGATAGAATAGAGATGATTGGGTAGCGCTCCCTGTCAACCACACCTGGAGACCACACTGCCTTAAGTGAATAGGATTAACATTACGCACTTAATATGTCTGCAAcatagaaatgtagaaaataggagcatgaagacgccattcggcccttcgagcctgctccaccattcattatgaatttggttgaccatccaactcaatagcctgttcccactttcccccctcccatatcctttgatccccttatccccaagtgctatatctgactgcttcttgaaaatatacgtgtctgcgtgggtctcgcccccacaacccaaagatgtgcagggtagatggattggccacgctaaattgccccttaattggaaaacaaaagaattggctactctaaatttatttttaaaaactatattgggttcactaatgcccctttagggagggaaatctgctgtccttacccggtctggcctacatgtgactgcagaccccacTGGGATGGGGCTGGCTCTGAGTTGGCCAGGCGATACGCGCAGTTCAAggggaaaatcctggaactccctccctaactggacagggggtctacctacaccacagcgggttcaagaaggcagctcaccgccaccttttcaaggggcggcacggcagcacagtggttagcactgttgtttcacagggacccgggttcgattcccggcttgggtcaccgtctgtgcagagtctgcacgttctccccgtgtctgcgtgggtttcctccgggcgctccggtttcctcccacaagtcccgaaagacgtgcaggttaagtgaattggacattctgaattctccctcagtgtacccaaacaggctccggaatgtggcgactaggggcttttcaccacaacttcattgcagtgttaatgtgacactaataaagattattattacaaattaggaatggataataaatgctggcacagccagcgacccccacatcccataataGAAAAATTAGAAAGGAAACACTTTCTGatctgatgtacacagaacatacagtgctgaaggccattcggcccatcgagtctgcaccgacccacttaaaccctcacttatgTGACCCATGTAGTTTATAAGTAGCACAGTAACTGATCATCTGTTAAAGATAAATTGCTGACCTTGTTTGGATACCTGGAAGCAATGGGGAGTTTGTCACGGAGGTATTGACACGGTTGGCTTGTTCCATGTGGCTGGTTTCAACAGGTGACGCTGTATCGGCGACACAAGGGACTGGATCACCGGAGAACAGGATTAACATGACCGGGTGTCCCACTGGCCCTCGGATTCTCCAATCCCGATGTTGCAGCGGGAGGGGTTCAGATCCTGTGACGTGATCTTCAGCAATATCCCAGCTCTGAAAAGATCCGGACAGTGTGAGGTGACagggataccgaagacagggagcaagAATAAACTGCCAACCTGCCCTAAACCAATAAGGAGAGGAAATATGTACACTGACTGCATTATGAACCCCATGTCACCAGCGAGAATGTCTCAAACCTCCAACGGATGACTTGAAGCACTGCTTCTTAATGGTGattatttgtttggaataatgtgaggaaccatTTTCAACCCAGCGAGGAACCAGTCCAGTCggtgtgtaaacaattaataaagagtATTTATTAaatcaaagaacaaaaaaatgaaCATACACTCTGAAACTTGTGTTACCTCAAGTTAccccttgttcccaaaatatacccacattccTTGAACTAACTGAGAGCCCCCTTTCCCCAAGAAACctccaattttagtaactctataggtcaaatccagctaatagttaccacacaataccgctTAGGTTGCCAAGTCTGGTAAAACATCTCTTCCTGATTCAGAGATTGTGCAAAACTGCGTCTTTTTCAGGTGAATATCTGAAATCTGCCGTGGCGCTAATGTTAGCTGGAACAGGCTTCCATGGTTCAGATCATAGATGGAACTGACCTGCTTGGCTATTGGATGGGCAACTAACCTGTACTCAATGAGGGGGCTCGCAGTCATACTGCCCAATCTCTTTGATATTCCCCTttgtggattctg contains:
- the LOC140402316 gene encoding uncharacterized protein codes for the protein MLILFSGDPVPCVADTASPVETSHMEQANRVNTSVTNSPLLPGIQTRDPAQDIQKMALAGGSRKLPEDQGRRWSLGVAFARRSSSAPALLSGMGPARTPRNGPKKGLKQRLSKETPSHEQAPSPFLLQKGKVPHQVSPVESKRIPFFIGSKNTSGKQGIGHGTRQQNLGDVDRSILCQIDQTLSKKYQGYTINIVDDPVGSDKNLTCDLLNANQCCDENQDGWRECLYALIRFYGFRSLKECKSAVNMVAQRPSVKSTRPTHNPVQRVSHGQRVLNKIALRNPRKAPDERFWHVFPMPWQQSFLTMTQGGMSQFGALELNWFSSGMGYGGLGSLHRGTQPPPPSRSSHKRNSEKQRYC